From a single Micromonospora carbonacea genomic region:
- a CDS encoding Bax inhibitor-1/YccA family protein, with protein MKTSNPVLARLGQAAERERATGYAPTGPYGQPGYPQQYPGATGYPAAPPTVTPMSIDDVVVKTVVLLGILGASAAAAWVLVPDALLGVAWIGAAVVGLVLGLIISFSRMANPALVIAYAVVEGVFVGMVSKAFNSLYDGIVLQAVVASFGVFFLMAMLYKARVIRATPKFVRGMVAAMVGLFAVMLINLVLALFGVNTGLRDGSPLAIGFSLVCIVVASLSFVLSFAEVEEGVRMGLPQRYSWTAAFGILVSLVWLYIEILRLLSYFQGDD; from the coding sequence GTGAAGACTTCGAACCCGGTGCTCGCCCGACTCGGCCAGGCGGCCGAGCGGGAACGGGCCACCGGGTACGCCCCGACCGGGCCCTACGGGCAGCCCGGCTATCCGCAGCAGTACCCGGGCGCGACGGGCTACCCGGCCGCGCCGCCCACCGTGACGCCGATGTCGATCGACGACGTGGTGGTCAAGACCGTCGTGTTGCTGGGCATCCTCGGCGCGTCCGCCGCGGCGGCCTGGGTGCTCGTCCCGGACGCGCTGCTCGGCGTGGCCTGGATCGGCGCGGCGGTCGTGGGCCTGGTCCTCGGCCTGATCATCTCGTTCTCCCGGATGGCGAACCCGGCGCTGGTCATCGCGTACGCCGTCGTCGAGGGCGTCTTCGTCGGCATGGTGAGCAAGGCGTTCAACTCGCTCTACGACGGCATCGTGCTCCAGGCCGTGGTGGCCAGCTTCGGCGTGTTCTTCCTGATGGCCATGCTCTACAAGGCGCGGGTCATCCGGGCCACCCCGAAGTTCGTCCGAGGCATGGTCGCGGCGATGGTCGGCCTGTTCGCGGTCATGTTGATCAACCTGGTGCTGGCGCTGTTCGGCGTCAACACCGGCCTGCGCGACGGCAGCCCGCTGGCCATCGGCTTCAGCCTGGTCTGCATCGTGGTCGCCTCGCTGAGCTTCGTGCTCAGCTTCGCGGAGGTCGAGGAGGGCGTCCGGATGGGGCTGCCCCAGCGCTACTCCTGGACGGCCGCGTTCGGCATCCTGGTCAGCCTGGTCTGGCTCTACATCGAGATCCTGCGCCTGCTGAGCTACTTCCAGGGCGACGACTGA
- a CDS encoding glycosyltransferase, translated as MRFLLSAIGSRGDVQPVVALAMQLRALDQEVRLCAPPDFAKWIGSFGLPFVPIGPEWRRSASSVRQTPRVPASPTRVRQLAAASLAVQFEVFSAAVEGCDAVVAVTALQVAARSVAELHGLPYVFATWSPAVFPSPHHPPPPLPQSGQAPAPATADNAALWAENARHFNDTFGAALDARRAAVGLPPAGDVRSHMFTDRPWLAADPALAPWPGPADLDVVQTGAWILPDERALPPELESFLAAGEPPVYFGFGSIAVDQHLTTTLVRAARALGRRVLVSRGWASLAAVDGQPDCLAVGEVNQQALFPRVAAVVHHGGAGTTTAAARAGAPQVVVPQVYDQHYFARRVDALGVGSAHEPVPPSVDSLVAALTVALRPEVADRARALAAAVRADGASTAAQRLVAAHAAAPR; from the coding sequence GTGCGTTTTCTGTTGTCGGCGATCGGGTCACGCGGCGACGTCCAGCCGGTGGTGGCCCTGGCCATGCAGCTCAGGGCCCTCGACCAGGAGGTGCGCCTCTGCGCGCCCCCGGACTTCGCCAAGTGGATCGGGTCCTTCGGGCTTCCCTTCGTGCCGATCGGCCCCGAATGGCGTCGGTCGGCCTCGTCCGTCCGGCAGACGCCCAGGGTGCCGGCCTCGCCGACCCGGGTCCGGCAGTTGGCGGCCGCCTCCCTCGCCGTGCAGTTCGAGGTGTTCTCGGCGGCGGTCGAGGGCTGCGACGCCGTGGTCGCGGTGACCGCCCTCCAGGTCGCCGCCCGGTCGGTGGCGGAGCTGCACGGCCTGCCCTACGTCTTCGCGACGTGGAGCCCGGCGGTCTTCCCGTCGCCGCACCACCCCCCGCCGCCGCTGCCCCAGTCCGGCCAGGCGCCGGCGCCCGCGACCGCCGACAACGCCGCGCTCTGGGCCGAGAACGCGCGGCACTTCAACGACACGTTCGGGGCCGCCCTCGACGCGCGGCGGGCGGCGGTGGGGCTGCCCCCGGCCGGTGACGTGCGCAGCCACATGTTCACCGACCGGCCGTGGCTGGCCGCCGACCCGGCGCTGGCGCCCTGGCCCGGCCCCGCCGACCTCGACGTCGTCCAGACGGGCGCGTGGATCCTGCCGGACGAGCGGGCCCTGCCCCCGGAGCTGGAGAGCTTCCTGGCGGCCGGCGAGCCGCCCGTCTACTTCGGCTTCGGCAGCATCGCCGTGGACCAGCACCTGACCACGACCCTGGTCCGGGCGGCCCGCGCCCTCGGGCGTCGGGTGCTCGTCTCGCGGGGCTGGGCGTCGCTGGCGGCCGTGGACGGCCAGCCCGACTGCCTGGCCGTCGGCGAGGTCAACCAGCAGGCGCTGTTCCCGCGGGTCGCCGCGGTGGTGCACCACGGCGGCGCGGGCACCACGACCGCCGCCGCCCGGGCCGGCGCGCCGCAGGTCGTCGTCCCGCAGGTGTACGACCAGCACTACTTCGCGCGCCGGGTCGACGCGCTCGGCGTCGGCAGCGCGCACGAGCCCGTCCCGCCCAGCGTGGACTCGCTGGTCGCGGCGCTCACCGTCGCCCTGCGCCCGGAGGTCGCCGACCGGGCCCGGGCGCTGGCCGCCGCCGTCCGCGCCGACGGGGCGTCCACGGCCGCGCAGCGGCTGGTGGCGGCGCACGCGGCGGCCCCACGCTGA
- a CDS encoding NAD(P)/FAD-dependent oxidoreductase has translation MNPKRILVVGAGHVGLYAALRLSKKLSSREAEVVVVDPQPHMTYQPFLPEAAAGNISPRHSVVPLRRELRRCKVVAGTVTRIEHDRKVATVQPISGPTREIPYDHVVVAPGSVSRTLPIPGLHEHGIGFKTIGEAIYLRNHVLDRLDVAAATQDAQVRRSALTFTFVGGGYAGIEALAEMEDMARDALRYYPELEPEDMRWVLVEATQRVLPEVDRDMGAYTVQQLLKRNMDIRLDTRLESCVDGVVKLSDGDSFRSDTIVWTAGVKPSPMLDATDFPRDERRRVTCLPTLQVVDGDRVVEGAWSAGDCAAVPDLTKEPGNFCSPSAQHAVRQAARMADNIANVIRGRQPVDYKHKHAGSVASLGLHKGVAQVYGIKMTGWPAWFMHRTYHMSRIPSFNRKVRVVVDWSLAFFLKREVVALGQLHDPREEFAEASQPRG, from the coding sequence GTGAATCCGAAGCGGATCCTTGTCGTCGGTGCCGGGCACGTCGGTCTCTACGCCGCCCTTCGCCTGTCGAAGAAGCTCTCCTCGCGGGAGGCGGAGGTCGTCGTCGTCGACCCGCAGCCGCACATGACGTACCAGCCGTTCCTCCCGGAGGCGGCGGCCGGCAACATCTCCCCCCGGCACTCCGTGGTGCCGCTGCGGCGGGAGTTGCGGCGGTGCAAGGTGGTGGCCGGCACGGTCACCCGGATCGAGCACGACCGCAAGGTCGCCACGGTGCAGCCGATCAGCGGCCCGACCCGGGAGATCCCCTACGACCACGTCGTGGTGGCCCCCGGCTCGGTCTCCCGCACGTTGCCGATCCCCGGCCTGCACGAGCACGGCATCGGGTTCAAGACCATCGGCGAGGCCATCTACCTGCGCAACCACGTGCTCGACCGGCTCGACGTGGCGGCGGCCACGCAGGACGCGCAGGTGCGCCGCAGCGCCCTGACGTTCACCTTCGTCGGCGGCGGGTACGCGGGCATCGAGGCCCTGGCCGAGATGGAGGACATGGCCCGCGACGCGCTGCGCTACTACCCGGAGCTGGAGCCGGAGGACATGCGCTGGGTGCTGGTCGAGGCGACCCAGCGGGTGCTGCCCGAGGTCGACCGGGACATGGGCGCGTACACGGTGCAGCAGCTGCTCAAGCGGAACATGGACATCCGGCTGGACACCCGCCTGGAGTCCTGCGTCGACGGGGTGGTGAAGCTCTCCGACGGCGACAGCTTCCGCTCCGACACGATCGTCTGGACGGCCGGCGTCAAGCCGTCGCCGATGCTGGACGCCACCGACTTCCCGCGCGACGAGCGTCGCCGCGTCACCTGCCTGCCGACCCTCCAGGTCGTCGACGGCGACCGGGTGGTCGAGGGCGCGTGGAGCGCCGGCGACTGCGCGGCGGTGCCGGACCTGACCAAGGAGCCGGGCAACTTCTGCTCGCCCAGCGCCCAGCACGCGGTGCGCCAGGCCGCCCGGATGGCCGACAACATCGCCAACGTGATCCGTGGCCGTCAGCCGGTGGACTACAAGCACAAGCACGCTGGCAGCGTGGCCAGCCTCGGCCTGCACAAGGGCGTCGCCCAGGTCTACGGCATCAAGATGACCGGCTGGCCGGCGTGGTTCATGCACCGGACGTACCACATGTCGCGGATCCCGTCGTTCAACCGCAAGGTCCGGGTCGTGGTCGACTGGTCGCTGGCGTTCTTCCTCAAGCGCGAGGTGGTCGCGCTCGGCCAGCTGCACGACCCGCGTGAGGAGTTCGCCGAGGCGTCCCAGCCGCGCGGCTGA